In Sander vitreus isolate 19-12246 chromosome 4, sanVit1, whole genome shotgun sequence, the genomic stretch CCAGACAGAGGGGTTTTCTGAAACTCCTCCTCCTTTGCAATCTGTATCTCAGCAATGGAGATGTACTTGTGCTGAAAAAAGATGAAAACTTGATATTTAAAACTCTGGCAGCACTATTGCCATTTTGGAATTCTTAGTATTCACTCAATACTAAGTGTCAATGAAATATAGCGAGTGGCAATGCAATACCTGCTTTAAGGTCTTTATGCTCTCATGAATTGGCCTAGGCAAGCCAACAACTGTATTTGTATCACTGCAAGACATGCAAAAGAATAACCTCAGCACACAAAATACAGTTAAGAGTATACAATATTAGTCTTGGGTTACTTTTCATTTCAATTAAGCAAGGAGAAAACTTACTTTCCAAGTGTGTAACCAATAAATTTACTTCTACTTGATTCCAGGAAATTTTCAATGTCCTTTTCTCTGTTGGAGCAAAAACAACAATGTcaacacaaaacatatgatcatGTGTTTCTTTCTAGATTGTGTACATGAGGAAGGAATCAATAAATACCTGACTTTAGGAGCCCACGGCAGTCCTTTAGGTAAAGACACCCTATCTGATGGAGGGTGAGGAATAGGCGGAGGCATCACCTCGTCCCTCTCTAGAGGGAACGTTTCTGCCTCTATAGAGTTGTCATTGTCATCATTGTCGTCCTCGTCCTCACGAGAGTCGTCAGCCTTGTAAGGATCCTTTTCGTTGAATGCGTCAAGGTTGTCCTGTTTGATTAACGCCTGTGTGAGAAACAAGTGGACAGTGAAgacattgacattttgtgaGTGGGGCAACAGGCAGAAAATATAATAACCACACATCTAAAAGTGAGAAGCTCAATATGTGCACAAACATAGGCACTTAATGGCTTGGACTGGCAGCATGAAGGCATAACCACTAACATCAGGTAAGATGTGCAttgtagaggtgtgaatcttcactgatctcccgattctattacgattatcatgtcagcgattcgattcgatatctcgatgcgtcaaatacatttttctattaaagccatataggatatttaattcatagcttttcaagcttctgCAGTGCTcgaatactaaataaattggatacataaaactacagcactgagcacatggcacttcctgaatgtgcaaaacataacagaatatgtaaacagaaaggtggttaggcatacattaaattgtaaacagaaataattgattatggcccggccgattatcgatgtagcatcgtccatgtccccgattcgatgcatcgattatttgattaatttcaacacctctagtgCATGGTGTACAGGTTAttatattaatacaaaatactgactgAAGAAGCCATCTTTGTGTCGTGTTGCTACCTACAATATGTTTGGTTTGAGAGCAGGGAGCAGCAGTAATGTCTACCTTGTGTTCGCGGCGCGCCcgtttctgctgctgctctatGAGGTCGGATGCAGACGCAGGAGGAGAAGCAGCCCTCATACTGCGAATGACTCGAATGCTGTCCTCTGGGAGAGGGGCGAGACCCAGCTCCACACGCTTATGAACCTTTATGCTTTGGAGCTGCTCAAACCCTCCGAGTGTGAACTGAAACAGAAGAGAGGATTTTAACATGTCTCTTAACTTCAGATGTTACTTTTTTGGCGTGTGGGAGCATTTAATGTGACTCACCAGTATGCTCTtccacaacagcaacaacacctTCTTCATTGGGAAGTGAGGGGCATGACCACTGCAGAACTTGGTAACCATACCGAAGAGCATGACGGACATCGGCTCGTTGTTGAACAGAGGAGACCCTGATATGGAGAGGTGGAGTGGAAATAGTTCCCCTGGAAAGTTTTTGCTTGTATCTTTGACATGACTGCAGCTTTTGATACTGATGAAACTTACCCAGTTCTGCTCTGAAGGTTTCTCTGATGATTTTCCATTCAGGCTTGTCGGCTGGGTCATCCTGTTGTATCGTTTCCACCATCAGGTACATTATGTTAAGCAGCACTCTGAGATCTGTGCTGTCAGCAAGGGAGATGGCTGGTTTCCTGACAGCACTACTACAGGCAGCACTGTTGCTGAAAGGGAGAATATAAATGTCTTACACTCTTCTCCATCTGATAATTtcacaacaaaaatgtattaatttgtaGTTCTTGCAAAGCCAACCCACAATTTTTCGTTTTGCTCACTGTGGTCTGGTAACGCTAAAGCTGATTTTTCTCATCGACAAGCTTTATCATTTTTGAATGTTTTCCAGACTAACatcttttagaaaaaaatacaggAATAAGCCATTTAGGATGGCTTCTGCATGGCTAGAAAACTGATGGAGAACATACTCAATTTCCATGTTGAGCAGCTCCACCAGAGCAGAGAAGGTCCCCACATCCAGCAGCAGAAAGATGTTGTATCTCATCCAGTACTGCACCTCAGCCTCAGAGCTGCACTCTGAAAAGGTTcctagagagaaagaaaatgaccCCCTGTGACATATACGGCGAGAAAACCAAAACTAGTCTCCTTGATCAATTGCCATCATGGCAAGATTTCCCTTTCTACATAATTAATTCATGCTAAACCAGTTTTAAGTGATGTGGACTGACCCTGAGCCATGTAAAGAATGGCTCTGGCAGCCTTCAGCCTCTTGTCCCGGGCTATCACCTCCAGACCATCCAAGAGGCGCATGGCATGAGCTCTGTGCTGAGCTGCATCAAGCTCCGTCCACTTCCTATCACAAACTAAGACACAAACGAGGTAGAGATAAtaaactctatatatatatatatatatatatatatatatatatatatatatatatatatatatatacccactTCATCTTAGAAGTAATTAATTGTTTACGATGAATTAATTAGGATTTGACTGAGGGTATGTACGTTTAACTACATACCATGTGTTCTGAATTCAACCTCAAAGCACTTCCTATTGAGAGCAAACTCTGGTCCTTCAGTATAACTGTAGAGCTCtgaaacatacataaacaaatatatatatatatatatatatatatatatatatatatcatctgAAAACACTATATGTTGCAAGAATGAAGATCAGGGGAGCAAAAAGGAGTCAGGAAATCCATGACCATGAGGATCACACACAAACCTGACAGCTCTGCAGCCCACTTGTCTGTATCAGCATATTCAAACTCGAGGTCTGGAGACTCCGACAGCCCCTGTGCACAACACGACACATTTTATGCCCTTATGATTAAAGAAATTATTACTTTAGAGTAACAGTCCAACTAACTACAACTTGCATTGATTTGACTATCCAACAGAATATTAAGTAGTTTAAATCAAATCCACCAGGACCAGCTGCACCATAAagtatcaataataataataatccatacTATTATATGGATAATAAAACACAACGAAAGGGGCCAGTCGAAGGCATTATGACTACTTTTACTATTGATATTACTTttgctgataaaaaaaatatgtacttCTATCTATGTATCATGCaaaacttttacttgtaatggggTGTATTCTACATTGAAGTATTTCTACTTTAACTTAGTAAAAGAGCTACTTCTTCCAAGCTTTCAACACTGTAAGAAAGAACAGACTATTGATCAAGCATCAGTTTATGGCAAATAGAGAAATTCCTCTAAATCATATTTACAGTGATTTTAGCCGTAATCCTTCTAAgtcttctgtttgtgtgttattgTCTGATTATTCAAAAGATGACAAGAGAGCAAAGCGTGAAAACGTGAATTCTGGTAGTGATCTTCTTGCATATGAATTTCGCAGAAACCTCCCACTGTCATGCTAGAGAGCTCTGGTTCACTTTGCTTTCGTTATAAGTGTATAGGAGCTCCCTGGTGtacatataactatataatGAAATTACATGAACACACCAGACCAATACATTTCAAAGGAGAAGGTCTGGGAGATTCCGTTTCAACAGGTCGCCAGACAGTTCAGCCTGGCCTGTGACTAGCTAATATCAGCTAGCTAGCCCCTGCTAAGCTACACTGCTTTTCAACAagtaattacattacatcagCACAGCTATAGAAACGAAAGAAATATAGGTTAATCACTTTAACCCTTTCAAGAACCTCAGCTTCTGCTGTTAGTTAACGTCGCCGAGTAATGTCAGAAATAATAGTTAAGCTAGCCTGAcaaagctagctaacgttatgtgttaacgtacagcagcagcagaaaataCCTCATCTGTTCATAACTGGTCGGCTGAAAAGTAATAACAAACTTCTGTTTACGTACCTCTGAATCTTTTCTTGGGTTTCGGGTAAATTCGACCCTGCTTTTGTTAGGCAACATAGCTCTCTGTTTATTGTTTACAGGAAGCCCACTGTTCCCACCGACGTCCATTTTTTGGGTGAAGTGTCCTCTCGCGAGACCAGTAGGTCTGCGAGAGTTGGACTGTATTCTGTCGGTATTCTGTCATACTTCATCACAATGTAACTACTGCTTTAAAAGGATGGAAACGTGATATATGCCCTCTATTTTATTtggtattcaattcaattcaactgAAGGTGAATTGAGGTTTTTGGGGGCCCCTGGGGGTCTGAGGCCCTGGGGCAGTTGCCCTCATTGCCCGGTTGGTGTTATCTATCTATACCTGTGGCATGTGTAATGTGTCTGTGAAATGATGTATCAGAGCCATTTTCAAATTTAAA encodes the following:
- the strip1 gene encoding striatin-interacting protein 1 homolog, producing MDVGGNSGLPVNNKQRAMLPNKSRVEFTRNPRKDSEGLSESPDLEFEYADTDKWAAELSELYSYTEGPEFALNRKCFEVEFRTHVCDRKWTELDAAQHRAHAMRLLDGLEVIARDKRLKAARAILYMAQGTFSECSSEAEVQYWMRYNIFLLLDVGTFSALVELLNMEIDNSAACSSAVRKPAISLADSTDLRVLLNIMYLMVETIQQDDPADKPEWKIIRETFRAELGSPLFNNEPMSVMLFGMVTKFCSGHAPHFPMKKVLLLLWKSILFTLGGFEQLQSIKVHKRVELGLAPLPEDSIRVIRSMRAASPPASASDLIEQQQKRARREHKALIKQDNLDAFNEKDPYKADDSREDEDDNDDNDNSIEAETFPLERDEVMPPPIPHPPSDRVSLPKGLPWAPKVREKDIENFLESSRSKFIGYTLGNDTNTVVGLPRPIHESIKTLKQHKYISIAEIQIAKEEEFQKTPLSGGEEEVEMSSIELLYQGILPSLPQYMIALLKILLAAAPTSKAKTDSINILADVLPEEMPTTVLQSMKLGVDVNRHKEIIVKAISAILLLLLKHFKLNHIYQFEYMAQHLVFANCIPLILKFFNQNIMSYITAKNSISVLDFPHCVVHELPELTAESLEAGDNNQFCWRNLFSCINLLRILNKLTKWKHSRTMMLVVFKSAPILKRALKVKQAMMQLYVLKLLKVQTKYLGRQWRKSNMKTMSAIYQKVRHRLNDDWAYGNDLDARPWDFQAEECALRANIERFNSRRYDKSHSNPDFLPVDNCLQSVLGQRVDLPEDFQMNYDLWLEREVFSKPISWEELLQ